A single genomic interval of Streptomyces showdoensis harbors:
- a CDS encoding glutamate ABC transporter substrate-binding protein, with protein sequence MPDGVEHTSPAGRVPDGTVPVRPSAGRAAARRVARRLRGWGGVAAMATVCALTVSTALLSLPRAGAGAAPSAVVTGPGVGTGLQVRAETADSCKDPDASLTPSSVDGPAVAAVKRRGKLIVGVDQNSYRWGYRTPATTKVLPDGRKETTPGRLVGFDIDLARAIAKDILGDEDAIVFRTIPTNQRIAALESRKVDLVVRTMTINCKRIQQVAFSTAYFQVGQQILAPKDSEITGYDASLSGKRVCTAEGSTAYEALEEKSFGAVYKDVGDGTKDDPDLLTVPNQLDCLARLQMGEVDAVLTDNALAAGQAAQDPAVELKGEPFTTEYYGVAAKLGDDDLVRRVNKVLVDYRQGPWQRAYETWLKADLPGISGPPAPKYK encoded by the coding sequence ATGCCGGACGGCGTCGAGCACACGAGCCCGGCGGGCCGGGTGCCGGACGGCACCGTGCCCGTCCGCCCGTCGGCGGGCCGCGCGGCCGCGCGCCGGGTCGCCCGACGCCTGCGCGGCTGGGGCGGGGTCGCCGCCATGGCGACCGTCTGCGCCCTGACCGTCTCGACGGCCCTGCTGTCGCTGCCGCGGGCGGGCGCCGGAGCCGCCCCGTCGGCCGTGGTCACGGGTCCCGGGGTGGGCACCGGCCTGCAGGTGCGGGCCGAGACCGCCGACAGCTGCAAGGACCCCGACGCCTCGCTGACCCCGTCCTCCGTCGACGGCCCCGCCGTGGCCGCCGTCAAGCGGCGCGGCAAGCTGATCGTGGGCGTCGACCAGAACAGCTACCGCTGGGGCTACCGCACGCCCGCCACCACCAAGGTGCTGCCGGACGGGCGGAAGGAGACCACCCCCGGCCGGCTCGTCGGCTTCGACATCGACCTGGCCCGGGCCATAGCCAAGGACATCCTCGGCGACGAGGACGCCATCGTCTTCCGGACCATCCCGACCAACCAGCGGATCGCCGCCCTGGAGAGCCGCAAGGTCGACCTCGTGGTCCGCACGATGACGATCAACTGCAAGCGCATCCAGCAGGTCGCCTTCTCCACCGCCTACTTCCAGGTCGGGCAGCAGATCCTCGCCCCCAAGGACTCGGAGATCACGGGCTACGACGCCTCCCTCAGCGGCAAGCGGGTCTGCACCGCGGAGGGCTCCACGGCCTACGAGGCCCTGGAGGAGAAGTCGTTCGGCGCGGTCTACAAGGACGTCGGCGACGGCACCAAGGACGACCCGGACCTGCTGACCGTCCCCAACCAGCTGGACTGCCTGGCCCGGCTCCAGATGGGCGAGGTCGACGCGGTCCTCACGGACAACGCGCTGGCCGCGGGCCAGGCGGCCCAGGACCCGGCCGTCGAGCTCAAGGGAGAGCCGTTCACCACCGAGTACTACGGAGTGGCCGCCAAGCTGGGCGACGACGACCTGGTCCGCCGGGTCAACAAGGTCCTCGTCGACTACCGGCAGGGCCCCTGGCAGCGGGCGTACGAGACCTGGCTGAAGGCGGACCTGCCCGGGATATCCGGGCCGCCCGCACCCAAGTACAAGTAG
- a CDS encoding N-acetylglucosamine kinase: MGVRGVALAVDAGNSKTDVAVVGGDGTVLGAARGGGFQPPVVGVDTAVGALAEIVGRACAEAGVPAEFEVVAACLANADLPVEEAELKAALEARGWSRSVHVHNDTFAILRAGIDEPRGVAVVCGAGINCVGMLPDGRTARFPAIGKISGDWGGGGGLADEALWFAARAEDGRGEPTELARTLPAHFGLPTMYALIEALHLGRIPVERKHELTPVLFRTGAAGDPVAQALVDRLADEVVALASVALGRLGLLDEEAPVVLGGSVLAARHPRLDARIADLLAAKAPKAVIGVVTAPPVLGAGLLALDAWGAGPEAAARLRAHYGA, from the coding sequence GTGGGCGTGAGAGGGGTCGCGCTGGCCGTCGACGCCGGCAACAGCAAGACCGACGTCGCCGTCGTCGGCGGGGACGGCACCGTCCTCGGCGCGGCGCGCGGCGGAGGGTTCCAGCCGCCCGTGGTGGGGGTGGACACGGCCGTCGGCGCGCTGGCCGAGATCGTCGGCCGGGCCTGCGCCGAGGCCGGCGTCCCGGCCGAGTTCGAGGTGGTCGCGGCCTGTCTGGCCAACGCCGACCTGCCGGTGGAGGAGGCGGAGTTGAAGGCGGCGCTGGAGGCGCGCGGCTGGAGCCGCTCGGTCCACGTCCACAACGACACCTTCGCCATCCTGCGGGCCGGGATCGACGAGCCGCGCGGCGTGGCCGTGGTGTGCGGGGCGGGCATCAACTGCGTCGGCATGCTGCCGGACGGGCGGACCGCGCGGTTCCCGGCGATCGGCAAGATCTCCGGCGACTGGGGCGGGGGCGGCGGACTCGCCGACGAGGCCCTGTGGTTCGCGGCGCGCGCCGAGGACGGGCGGGGCGAGCCCACGGAGCTCGCCCGCACGCTGCCCGCGCACTTCGGGCTGCCGACGATGTACGCGCTGATCGAGGCGCTGCACCTGGGGCGGATCCCGGTGGAGCGCAAGCACGAGCTGACGCCGGTGCTCTTCCGCACCGGTGCGGCGGGCGACCCGGTGGCGCAGGCGCTGGTGGACCGGCTGGCCGACGAGGTGGTGGCGCTCGCCTCGGTCGCCCTCGGACGGCTCGGGCTGCTCGACGAGGAGGCTCCGGTGGTGCTGGGCGGCAGCGTGCTGGCCGCCCGCCATCCGCGGCTCGACGCCCGGATCGCCGACCTCCTGGCGGCGAAGGCGCCGAAGGCGGTGATCGGCGTGGTGACCGCCCCGCCGGTGCTGGGCGCGGGGCTGCTGGCCCTGGACGCCTGGGGCGCGGGGCCGGAGGCGGCGGCGCGGCTGCGGGCGCACTACGGGGCCTGA
- a CDS encoding 6-phospho-beta-glucosidase, whose product MKLAVVGGGSTYTPELIDGFARLRDTLPITELVLVDPAAERLDLVGGLARRIFAKQGHPGRIVTTSDLDAGVEGADAVLLQLRVGGQAAREQDETWPLECGCVGQETTGAGGLAKALRTVPVVLDIAERVRRTNPDAWIIDFTNPVGIVTRALLQAGHKAVGLCNVAIGFQRKFAALLDVTPGEVHLDHVGLNHLTWETGVRLGGPEGEDVLPRLLAEHGEAVAADLRMDRELVDRLGVVPSYYLRYFYAHDEVVKELGSKPSRAAEVAAMEKQLLEMYGDPALDEKPALLGKRGGAFYSEAAVDLAASLLGGGGSPYQVVNTYNNGTLPFLPDDAVIEVQAAVGPAGASPLAVPRLDPLFAGLIANVTAYEDLALEAALKGGRDRVFKALLAHPLVGQFGYAEALTDRLIAHNREHLAWA is encoded by the coding sequence ATGAAGCTCGCTGTCGTGGGGGGCGGCTCCACCTACACCCCCGAACTGATCGACGGGTTCGCACGCTTGCGCGACACCCTGCCCATCACCGAACTCGTCCTCGTCGACCCGGCCGCCGAGCGGCTCGACCTGGTCGGCGGCCTCGCCCGGCGGATCTTCGCCAAGCAGGGGCACCCGGGGCGGATCGTCACCACCTCGGACCTCGACGCGGGAGTGGAGGGCGCGGACGCCGTGCTGCTCCAGCTGCGCGTCGGCGGGCAGGCCGCCCGCGAGCAGGACGAGACCTGGCCGCTGGAGTGCGGCTGCGTCGGCCAGGAGACCACCGGTGCCGGCGGCCTCGCCAAGGCGCTGCGCACGGTCCCCGTGGTCCTGGACATCGCCGAGCGGGTGCGCCGCACCAACCCGGACGCCTGGATCATCGACTTCACCAACCCGGTCGGCATCGTCACCCGGGCCCTGCTCCAGGCCGGGCACAAGGCGGTCGGCCTGTGCAACGTGGCGATCGGCTTCCAGCGGAAGTTCGCCGCGCTCCTGGACGTCACCCCCGGCGAGGTCCACCTCGACCACGTCGGCCTCAACCACCTGACCTGGGAGACCGGGGTACGGCTCGGCGGCCCCGAGGGCGAGGACGTGCTGCCGCGGCTGCTCGCCGAGCACGGCGAGGCCGTCGCCGCCGACCTGCGCATGGACCGCGAGCTCGTGGACCGGCTCGGCGTCGTCCCCTCGTACTACCTGCGCTACTTCTACGCCCACGACGAGGTCGTGAAGGAGCTCGGCTCCAAGCCCTCGCGGGCGGCCGAGGTCGCCGCGATGGAGAAGCAGCTCCTGGAGATGTACGGGGACCCCGCGCTCGACGAGAAGCCGGCGCTGCTCGGCAAGCGCGGCGGCGCCTTCTACTCGGAGGCGGCCGTGGACCTGGCCGCCTCGCTGCTGGGCGGCGGAGGTTCCCCGTACCAGGTGGTGAACACGTACAACAACGGCACGCTGCCGTTCCTGCCGGACGACGCGGTGATCGAGGTGCAGGCGGCGGTGGGCCCGGCCGGTGCCTCGCCGCTCGCGGTGCCGCGGCTCGACCCGCTCTTCGCGGGGCTGATCGCCAACGTCACCGCCTACGAGGACCTGGCCCTGGAGGCGGCCCTCAAGGGCGGCCGGGACCGGGTGTTCAAGGCGCTGCTCGCCCACCCGCTGGTCGGGCAGTTCGGGTACGCCGAGGCGCTCACGGACCGTCTGATCGCGCACAACCGGGAGCACCTCGCGTGGGCGTGA
- a CDS encoding carbohydrate ABC transporter permease: MSQVLDPPKAPARPDDEVTPAARTARRKALLHWIAVHSLGVAAALFFVLPFVFVLFTSLMSDQQALTRDLTPNTWEWGNYVRVFETPGFLTWWRNTLLYAGLGTVLTVVSSIPVAYALAKFRFRGRNLSLILVISMMMLPPQVVIIPMYLFWAKELDLSGTLWPLIIPMAFGDAFSIFLLRQFLMTIPNEYLDAARVDGCGELRTLVRVVLPMAKPGIAAVALFQFFAAWNDYFGPQIYASENPAAWTLSYGLESFKGAHHTDWNLTMAATVLVMAPVILVFFFAQKAFVEGVTLTGVKG, encoded by the coding sequence GTGAGCCAGGTACTCGACCCCCCGAAGGCGCCGGCCCGGCCGGACGACGAGGTCACCCCCGCCGCCCGGACCGCCCGCCGCAAGGCGCTGCTGCACTGGATCGCGGTGCACTCGCTCGGCGTCGCCGCCGCGCTGTTCTTCGTGCTGCCGTTCGTCTTCGTCCTGTTCACCTCGCTGATGAGCGACCAGCAGGCGCTCACCCGCGACCTCACCCCGAACACCTGGGAGTGGGGCAACTACGTCCGCGTCTTCGAGACCCCCGGCTTCCTCACCTGGTGGCGCAACACCCTGCTGTACGCGGGGCTCGGCACCGTCCTGACGGTGGTCTCCTCGATCCCCGTGGCGTACGCGCTCGCCAAGTTCCGCTTCCGCGGGCGCAACCTCTCCCTGATCCTCGTGATCTCGATGATGATGCTGCCGCCGCAGGTCGTGATCATCCCGATGTACCTGTTCTGGGCCAAGGAGCTGGACCTGTCCGGCACGCTCTGGCCGCTGATCATCCCGATGGCCTTCGGCGACGCGTTCTCCATCTTCCTGCTGCGCCAGTTCCTCATGACCATCCCGAACGAATACCTCGACGCGGCCCGTGTGGACGGCTGCGGCGAACTGCGCACCCTCGTCAGGGTCGTCCTGCCGATGGCGAAGCCGGGGATCGCGGCCGTCGCGCTCTTCCAGTTCTTCGCCGCGTGGAACGACTACTTCGGACCGCAGATCTACGCCTCGGAGAACCCGGCCGCGTGGACCCTGAGCTACGGCCTGGAGTCCTTCAAGGGCGCACACCACACCGACTGGAATCTGACCATGGCCGCGACCGTACTGGTCATGGCCCCCGTGATCCTCGTCTTCTTCTTCGCCCAGAAGGCGTTCGTCGAGGGTGTCACGCTGACCGGAGTGAAGGGCTAG
- a CDS encoding carbohydrate ABC transporter permease has protein sequence MSTNTLRAKRRRSALRTAAFMSPWLIGFGVFFAYPMVSTVYFSFTHYDGFAAPTFNGLDNWTYVFQDYPMFWPALRNTLWLVVVMVACRVVFGLGVGLLITKIKTGAGVFRTLFYLPYLAPPVAATLAFVFLLNPGTGPVNSLIDGVGLSGPGWFTDAAWSKPALTMLAVWGVGDLMVIFMAALLDVPKEQYEAAELDGASAFQRFRFVTLPNISPIVMFAVVTGVIQAMQYYTQPLVAGKVASGVIGGSGQQFEPGYPDKSTLTLPQLVYNLGFQRFDYGAACAIALILFALAMLFTGLLMRRRGGLIQAGD, from the coding sequence ATGAGCACCAACACCCTTCGCGCGAAGCGCCGCAGATCGGCGCTCCGGACGGCCGCCTTCATGTCCCCGTGGCTGATCGGGTTCGGCGTCTTCTTCGCCTACCCGATGGTCTCCACCGTCTACTTCTCGTTCACGCACTACGACGGCTTCGCCGCCCCGACCTTCAACGGCCTGGACAACTGGACGTACGTCTTCCAGGACTACCCGATGTTCTGGCCGGCCCTGCGCAACACCCTGTGGCTGGTCGTGGTGATGGTCGCCTGCCGGGTCGTCTTCGGCCTCGGCGTCGGCCTGCTCATCACCAAGATCAAGACCGGTGCCGGGGTCTTCCGCACCCTGTTCTACCTGCCCTACCTGGCCCCGCCGGTCGCCGCCACGCTCGCCTTCGTCTTCCTGCTCAACCCCGGCACCGGACCGGTGAACTCGCTGATCGACGGGGTCGGCCTCTCCGGACCCGGCTGGTTCACCGACGCCGCCTGGTCCAAGCCCGCGCTCACCATGCTCGCGGTGTGGGGCGTCGGCGACCTGATGGTGATCTTCATGGCCGCGCTGCTCGACGTGCCGAAGGAGCAGTACGAGGCGGCCGAGCTGGACGGGGCCTCGGCCTTCCAGCGGTTCCGGTTCGTGACCCTGCCGAACATCTCGCCGATCGTGATGTTCGCCGTGGTCACCGGCGTGATCCAGGCGATGCAGTACTACACCCAGCCGCTGGTGGCCGGGAAGGTCGCCTCCGGCGTCATCGGCGGCTCCGGCCAGCAGTTCGAGCCCGGCTACCCGGACAAGTCCACGCTGACCCTGCCGCAGCTCGTCTACAACCTCGGCTTCCAGCGCTTCGACTACGGAGCGGCCTGCGCCATCGCCCTCATCCTCTTCGCCCTGGCCATGCTCTTCACCGGGCTGCTCATGCGCCGCCGCGGCGGTCTGATCCAGGCAGGTGACTGA
- a CDS encoding ABC transporter substrate-binding protein: MPARQRRLAASLAATASIALFASACTGSASNGATDDPNAKTTITFWHGWNTPSEVKAINDNIARFEKAHPNIKVDVVGNINDDKLNQALRTGGSKGPDVVSSFTTSNVGKFCSSGAFADLKPFIEKSKLDLEKIIPKTLLQYTQFEGKRCAMPLLTDAYGLYYNKTAFKAAGLDPEKPPRTYSELLATAKRLTKPKGDSYEQLGFMPNYHGYETTTEHYLGSWGPSYFDANGRSTVGTDPAVAEMMTTQKKMVDELGGYEKLEKYRTTFGDEWGSKHPFHTGQVAMQMDGEWRLGMATDAKVPFDIGVAPMPVPDGQAADYGKGFLSGTIMGIAPQSKKQNAAWELVKFMTTDTEAVVGFANGIRNVPSTFEALKSPNLKFDPRFKTFLDIAGHAKSNTPAGAVNGASYLNTLQDFALQYEKGSVTDLKAGLAKTAAQIDTDIAKAK, encoded by the coding sequence ATGCCCGCACGCCAGCGCCGGCTCGCCGCCTCGCTCGCCGCCACCGCGTCCATAGCCCTCTTCGCCTCCGCCTGTACCGGCTCGGCGAGCAACGGCGCCACCGACGACCCGAACGCCAAGACCACGATCACCTTCTGGCACGGCTGGAACACCCCGTCCGAGGTGAAGGCGATCAACGACAACATCGCCCGCTTCGAGAAGGCCCACCCGAACATCAAGGTCGACGTCGTCGGCAACATCAACGACGACAAGCTCAACCAGGCGCTGCGCACCGGCGGTTCGAAGGGACCGGACGTCGTCTCGTCCTTCACGACCTCCAACGTCGGCAAGTTCTGCTCCTCCGGCGCCTTCGCCGACCTGAAGCCCTTCATCGAGAAGTCGAAGCTCGACCTCGAGAAGATCATCCCGAAGACGCTGCTCCAGTACACCCAGTTCGAGGGCAAGCGCTGCGCCATGCCGCTGCTCACCGACGCCTACGGCCTCTACTACAACAAGACCGCCTTCAAGGCGGCCGGCCTGGACCCGGAGAAGCCGCCGCGGACCTATTCCGAGCTGCTGGCGACCGCCAAGCGGCTGACCAAGCCCAAGGGCGACTCGTACGAGCAGCTCGGCTTCATGCCGAACTACCACGGCTACGAGACCACCACCGAGCACTACCTGGGCAGCTGGGGCCCCTCCTACTTCGACGCGAACGGCAGGTCGACGGTCGGCACCGACCCCGCCGTCGCCGAGATGATGACCACGCAGAAGAAGATGGTCGACGAGCTCGGCGGCTACGAGAAGCTGGAGAAGTACCGCACCACCTTCGGCGACGAGTGGGGCTCCAAGCACCCCTTCCACACCGGCCAGGTCGCCATGCAGATGGACGGCGAGTGGCGGCTCGGCATGGCCACCGACGCCAAGGTGCCCTTCGACATCGGCGTCGCCCCCATGCCCGTACCGGACGGCCAGGCCGCCGACTACGGCAAGGGCTTCCTCTCCGGCACCATCATGGGCATCGCCCCGCAGAGCAAGAAGCAGAACGCCGCCTGGGAACTGGTCAAGTTCATGACCACGGACACCGAGGCCGTCGTCGGCTTCGCCAACGGCATCCGCAACGTGCCCTCCACCTTCGAGGCCCTGAAGTCGCCGAACCTGAAGTTCGACCCGCGCTTCAAGACCTTCCTCGACATCGCCGGGCACGCGAAGTCCAACACCCCGGCCGGCGCGGTCAACGGCGCCTCCTACCTCAACACCCTCCAGGACTTCGCCCTCCAGTACGAGAAGGGCTCGGTGACCGACCTCAAGGCCGGTCTGGCGAAGACCGCCGCGCAGATCGACACCGACATCGCCAAGGCGAAGTAG